From the genome of Eucalyptus grandis isolate ANBG69807.140 chromosome 2, ASM1654582v1, whole genome shotgun sequence, one region includes:
- the LOC104433902 gene encoding protein DGS1, mitochondrial gives MEAPTPETESKDPRALASFYSGYVWKRLFGSARSPVSDFLGRISGLYRRTGRPRSRRRTSRLPLPLPSSSADCSVVLTKASRVYDVLEDIMAHVLSYMHDVQKHLEFWQTRAEGSNGQKMYFMLFERGPLAFVDETVRLIQQSVSEGYSLQHLCQSASAHISERITNLTYLRCSLASFLAEVYVEVEKRGKELVTSPESCFPSLVLVMDGLFSKLEESIGSLPLHNQNDSSPDGIYSHRLAFYSLPNVIREGSQWTDCEISDAINLIYQNIQKLESYLSFAVAKYKKPRKVTQYWISYTCGAVGFAACSMWLVRHSSLMGSSDISNWIREAKDSTASFFSDHVEQPLLSIRDELFETFRKRHESAMEQEEVQLTAKSLRRMLQAFSEQTEGQKLPEDASDQQMLEIVMARYEKELMHPVKNLLSGELARALLIQVQKLKLDIETAMLELNQILRANEINFAILAALPAFFFSLILLMIMRAWLKQDTRAEGRGRIARLQRRLILVEIEKRIMQYQNYFDQGLENDAWCMYGLMLYSLDCLYLASERHARATGEWPWLRQDIIDLAKPGLQTTYKFKVTSRMERMYDCLLPSPKRK, from the exons ATGGAAGCCCCGACGCCGGAAACCGAATCGAAGGACCCGAGAGCCCTCGCCTCGTTCTACTCAGGCTACGTCTGGAAGCGGCTCTTCGGTTCCGCTCGCTCGCCCGTTTCCGATTTTCTCGGGAGGATCTCCGGCCTGTACCGCCGGACCGGTCGCCCGCGGTCTCGCAGGCGCACGTCGCGTCTTCCTCTTCCGTTGCCTTCCAGTTCGGCCGACTGCTCCGT GGTCTTAACAAAGGCATCTAGAGTTTATGATGTCCTGGAGGATATTATGGCACATGTACTGTCATATATGCATGACGTCCAGAAGCATTTGGAGTTTTGGCAAACGCGAGCTGAG GGTTCTAATGGTCAAAAGATGTACTTCATGTTATTTGAGAGGGGGCCTCTTGCTTTTGTAGATGAAACAGTCCGGTTGATACAACAATCTGTGTCAGAGGGTTATTCATTGCAACACCTTTGCCAATCTGCATCAGCACACATATCAGAGAGGATAACCAATTTGACCTACTTGAGATGTTCGCTGGCTTCTTTTCTAGCCGAG GTCTATGTTGAAGTTGAAAAACGGGGAAAAGAATTGGTCACAAGCCCAGAGAGTTGTTTTCCATCTTTGGTGCTCGTTATGGATGGTTTATTTTCAAAGTTGGAGGAATCTATTGGCTCTTTGCCCCTGCATAATCAG AATGATTCTTCTCCTGATGGAATCTATTCTCATCGGCTTGCATTTTATAGTTTGCCCAACGTAATTCGGGAGGGATCCCAGTGGACAGATTGTGAAATTAGTGATGCTATCAATTTAATCTACCAGAACATACAGAAACTCGAGTCTTACTTATCTTTTGCG GTGGCCAAGTACAAGAAGCCCAGAAAAGTTACTCAGTACTGGATCAGCTATACATGTGGAGCAGTTGGATTTGCTGCCTGCTCTATGTGGTTGGTCAGGCACAGCAGCTTGATGGGAAGTTCTGATATTAGCAACTGGATTCGTGAAGCAAAAGACTCTACAGCTAGCTTTTTCAGTGATCATGTAGAGCAACCG CTTCTGTCCATCAGAGACGAACTCTTTGAAACATTCAGGAAGAGACACGAAAGTGCAATGGAGCAGGAAGAAGTACAATTAACTGCCAAATCTCTCCGTCG AATGTTGCAGGCTTTTAGCGAGCAGACTGAGGGCCAGAAGCTGCCAGAGGACGCTTCTGATCAGCAAATGCTAGAAATTGTTATGGCCAG ATATGAGAAGGAACTGATGCATCCTGTGAAGAATCTTCTTAGTGGAGAGCTTGCCCGTGCTTTGCTCATTCAG GTCCAGAAGCTAAAACTGGATATTGAGAC GGCAATGCTTGAGCTTAACCAGATACTTAGAGCAAATGAAATCAACTTTGCGATTCTAGCTGCCTTGCCagcatttttcttctctcttattTTGCTAATGATAATGAGAGCTTGGCTAAAACAG GATACTAGAGCTGAAGGAAGAGGACGAATTGCTCGTCTGCAAAGGAGGTTAATTTTGGTGGAGATTGAGAAACGAATTATGCAGTACCAGAATTACTTTGACCAAGGACTG GAAAACGATGCATGGTGCATGTATGGCTTGATGCTGTACAGTCTAGATTGCCTATACCTTGCTTCTGAGAGGCATGCAAGAGCAACTGGGGAATGGCCGTG GTTGAGACAAGATATCATCGACTTGGCAAAACCTGGCCTTCAGACGACGTACAAGTTCAAAGTGACATCACGGATGGAGCGGATGTATGACTGCCTGCTCCCTTCACCAAAACGAAAGTAG
- the LOC104433903 gene encoding cysteine proteinase inhibitor, translating into MARVGGIRQIAGNQNSVEIDGLARFAVNEQNKKQNGLLELRKVVNVKQQVVSGIMYYVTLEAADGGVKKVYDAKIWVKPWMNFKSLQEFKIVGDAPAEASA; encoded by the exons ATGGCGAGGGTTGGCGGTATCCGTCAAATTGCTGGGAACCAGAACAGCGTCGAGATCGACGGCCTTGCTCGCTTCGCTGTCAATGAGCAAAACAAGAAGCag AATGGTCTCCTGGAGCTTAGGAAAGTGGTGAATGTGAAGCAGCAGGTGGTTTCTGGTATCATGTATTACGTTACCTTAGAGGCGGCTGATGGCGGCGTCAAGAAAGTTTATGATGCTAAGATATGGGTGAAGCCATGGATGAATTTCAAGTCGCTGCAAGAGTTCAAGATCGTCGGCGATGCTCCTGCCGAGGCTAGTGCTTAG
- the LOC104435707 gene encoding Werner Syndrome-like exonuclease produces MAITIEELESPHECADSFEVVVHNRAVSTLVTSCADAVDWWISAHLLSARDCPRMVGFDIKWRPSFARGVRHPVATLHLCVGRCCLVYQIGRARYLPASLYRALRNPRFVFSGVRIASDAAKLSEDYGLEIEMAVDLAKLAARETNRRELRRAGLATLGFGYFLGPDDEALYLEEMLEDLR; encoded by the exons ATGGCTATTACCATCGAAGAACTCGAATCTCCACACGAGTGCGCTGACTCTTTCGAGGTCGTCGTCCACAACCGAGCCGTGTCCACCCTGGTCACTAGCTGCGCCGACGCCGTCGACTGGTGGATCTCCGCCCATCTGCTCTCCGCCCGCGACTGTCCCCGGATGGTCGGGTTCGACATCAAGTGGCGACCGAGCTTCGCGCGCGGCGTCCGCCACCCGGTCGCCACCCTTCACCTCTGCGTCGGCCGCTGCTGCCTCGTCTACCAGATCGGCCGTGCCCGCTACCTCCCCGCATCGCTCTACAGAGCCCTCCGCAACCCGAGGTTCGTCTTCTCCGGCGTCCGGATCGCCTCGGACGCGGCGAAGCTGAGCGAGGATTACGGCCTAGAGATAGAGATGGCGGTGGACCTGGCGAAGCTGGCGGCAAGGGAGACGAACCGGAGGGAGCTGAGGAGGGCGGGGCTAGCGACGCTG GGGTTCGGCTATTTCCTGGGGCCGGACGATGAAGCTCTGTACCTCGAAGAGATGCTGGAGGATCTGAGGTGA